A single genomic interval of Cucumis sativus cultivar 9930 chromosome 5, Cucumber_9930_V3, whole genome shotgun sequence harbors:
- the LOC101214780 gene encoding pentatricopeptide repeat-containing protein At1g13040, mitochondrial produces the protein MYHRLGANRLVFRASITKCVKVGLIDEAIRIFDEMTQSDCPVTSRDYNRFIGVLISRSRFDLAESYYSRMIPQGFSLTPFTYSRFISALCEIKNFGLIGRLLEDMKQLGYLPDIWAFNIYLNLLFRENLLELALKFFDEMVAKGREPDVVTYTIIVDRLCKAKQYDKAVEFWRCMVNKGLSPDMKACTALVVGLCDGGKVDLAYELTVGEMKGEMKFNNLIFNSLMSGFCKSGRISKALAIKSFMSKHGCEPDLITYNILLNFFCDGLMLELAGKSMKKMERIGMEPDVYSYNQLLKGLCKANRLDKAYKLMNTMWEKGLCDTVSYNTVIGALCKSFATRKAYRLFEEMGQKDVAPDVGTFATLIKAFLIEGSPHIAKGLLQTMTQTVLIPDLIFYTTVVDYFCKTRKIEMAQGVFRDMIEIGISPDVVSYNALINGLCKASKVSEAMLLYEEMQIRGCYPDEVTFKLIIGGLLRKKELSLACQVWDQMMEKGYTLDKFLSETLIKAIRSRDAG, from the coding sequence AGCCATACGGATATTCGATGAAATGACTCAATCCGATTGCCCTGTAACTAGCAGAGACTACAATCGCTTCATTGGTGTTTTGATTAGCCGCTCACGTTTCGATTTGGCGGAAAGCTATTACTCAAGAATGATACCACAGGGTTTTTCTCTTACCCCATTTACTTATTCCAGGTTCATTTCTGCTTTATGTGAAATTAAGAATTTCGGGCTTATTGGAAGGCTTTTGGAAGATATGAAACAACTTGGATATCTTCCTGACATTTGGgcatttaatatatatttgaatctcTTATTCCGCGAGAACTTGTTAGAATTGGctcttaaattttttgatgAAATGGTTGCGAAAGGAAGGGAACCTGATGTTGTAACATACACTATCATAGTTGATAGATTATGCAAAGCCAAACAATATGATAAAGCCGTTGAGTTTTGGCGTTGTATGGTTAACAAGGGGCTTAGTCCAGACATGAAAGCCTGTACAGCTCTCGTTGTTGGGCTCTGTGATGGTGGAAAGGTCGATTTAGCTTATGAGCTTACGGTTGGTGAGATGAAGGGTGAGATGAAGTTCAACAACttgatttttaattcattgatGAGTGGGTTCTGTAAGTCTGGCCGGATCTCCAAGGCACTGGCTATCAAATCATTTATGAGTAAACATGGTTGTGAGCCAGATTTGATTacttataatattttgctGAATTTTTTCTGCGACGGGCTGATGTTAGAGTTGGCAGGAAAGTCTATGAAAAAGATGGAGAGGATAGGGATGGAGCCTGATGTGTATAGTTATAATCAACTTCTTAAGGGGCTGTGCAAAGCTAATAGGCTGGATAAGGCATATAAATTGATGAATACAATGTGGGAAAAAGGGTTGTGTGATACTGTTTCATACAATACTGTGATAGGTGCATTATGCAAATCATTTGCAACTAGAAAAGCATACAGGTTGTTCGAGGAAATGGGCCAGAAGGATGTTGCTCCAGATGTGGGAACATTTGCTACTCTTATAAAAGCATTTCTTATTGAAGGCAGCCCCCATATAGCGAAGGGGCTTCTTCAAACAATGACACAGACAGTTTTGATACCCGATCTCATATTTTATACAACAGTTGTCGATTACTTTTGTAAGACAAGGAAGATTGAAATGGCCCAAGGTGTCTTTCGTGACATGATAGAAATAGGAATCTCTCCTGACGTGGTTTCATATAATGCGCTTATAAATGGGCTTTGCAAGGCCTCCAAAGTTAGTGAGGCTATGTTACTATATGAGGAAATGCAAATTAGAGGATGCTATCCCGACGAGGTAACTTTCAAACTGATAATTGGAGGTCTTTTACGCAAAAAGGAACTTTCTTTAGCTTGCCAGGTCTGGGATCAGATGATGGAGAAGGGGTATACACTTGACAAATTTCTATCTGAGACTCTCATTAAGGCTATTCGGTCAAGGGATGCTGGTTAA
- the LOC101215018 gene encoding pistil-specific extensin-like protein, which translates to MNRPETNPHFWRPLQPDRRSQQPPLQPQDSSDPPQPDPEPTTPWPVAEQRPTIGKAPRLKKNRQNPSYPTPPTQSPPSDHREPLQRQPQDPYGKAPRLKKEHQVPYGGPSLKSPEQNVQQPRPRVQIQDPSDSREPYRHRRNDVIDNDNRRNQPNDILLMPLPRQTNPLMWFGAVFCAIFWVLVIVGGLVILIVYLIFRPKSPRFDVSTANLNAAYLDMGYLLNADVNLLANFTNPNKKVSVDFSSMILYLYYGNTLIATQFIAPFSAYKEESMLINIHMVSSQVRLPILERQRLQKQLEISGIKLELKGIFRARSNFGTLLRYSYWMHSYCHLFVGGPPTGVLIKSTCKTKH; encoded by the coding sequence ATGAATCGTCCTGAAACCAACCCCCATTTCTGGCGACCTTTGCAGCCTGACCGGCGTTCTCAGCAACCCCCATTACAGCCTCAAGACTCTTCTGATCCGCCACAGCCCGATCCCGAACCAACCACTCCATGGCCAGTGGCAGAACAACGACCTACTATTGGTAAGGCACCACGTTTGAAGAAAAATCGTCAAAATCCATCATATCCTACACCGCCCACTCAATCGCCGCCATCTGACCACCGCGAACCACTACAGCGCCAACCTCAAGATCCATATGGAAAAGCACCACGCTTGAAGAAGGAGCATCAAGTTCCATATGGAGGGCCAAGCTTAAAATCACCAGAACAAAATGTGCAACAACCACGTCCTAGAGTGCAAATTCAAGACCCATCCGATTCACGAGAGCCTTATCGCCATCGAAGGAATGATGTCATTGATAATGACAATAGAAGAAATCAACCGAACGACATCCTACTTATGCCTCTACCCCGTCAAACCAATCCATTAATGTGGTTTGGAGCAGTCTTTTGTGCAATCTTTTGGGTGCTTGTAATCGTTGGAGGATTAGTAATCCTCATTGTATACCTCATTTTCCGCCCCAAATCTCCACGGTTTGATGTATCAACAGCCAACCTAAACGCAGCATATCTCGACATGGGGTATCTACTAAATGCAGACGTGAATTTACTAGCAAACTTCACAAATCCAAACAAGAAAGTGAGTGTGGATTTCAGCTCAATGATACTCTATCTTTACTACGGAAACACACTCATTGCTACCCAATTCATAGCACCATTCTCAGCATACAAAGAAGAATCAATGTTGATTAATATTCATATGGTATCAAGTCAAGTGAGACTACCAATTTTGGAAAGGCAAAGACTGCAGAAACAATTGGAGATAAGTGGGATTAAGCTTGAGCTAAAAGGGATTTTCAGAGCAAGGTCTAATTTTGGTACTTTGCTGAGATACTCTTATTGGATGCATAGTTATTGCCATTTATTTGTTGGTGGACCTCCTACTGGTGTTCTAATCAAAAGTACttgtaaaacaaaacattga